The sequence AGAATCAATCCAGTTTATATCCGCCCAGTTTTGCTGATAAGCATGATGGTCTATGTTGATTGTAATTTTTGATTGTTTTCTCGGGATTATGATATTTCCGAGTCGGGTAAGTTCAGAACATTCCAAAATTACCGCAACATCAAATTTTTGTTTTACTTTTTTAGAGATGTTTATTTTTTCTGAATCAGGCAGAAATTTCAGAAATAGTGGAATAGGGTCGCAACTAAAAACGCCGACATTTTTTTTCAGTCGGATAAGCAAAGACCTCAATGCCAGCATTCCACCGATTATATCGCCGTCAGGTCTTTGGTGTCCTGCGATAAAGAAAGTTTTATTTTTTGGATTTTTTAGAACGCTTTTTAGTTCGGCAAGTTTTTTTAGATATTTTTGGTGTATGTTTATGTTCAATTTTTTCCTCCTCAATCTGTTTCAGAAGTTCAAACACACGGGCAGCCCGTTCTGGTGTAGAATCGTATTCAAACCTTACAACCGGTGTGAACTTAATATGTAAACTTTTACCAATCTCGTGGTTTATGAACTGTCTGGCAGATTCTAAAGTATCAGCAGTTTTTTTCTTTTCGTCGTCGGTTCCAAGCACACTGTAATAAACAGTTGCATTTCGTAAATCAGGCGTAACCTTTACTTCAGTGATTGTAGTAAATCCGATATTATCCTGCAGATACCGTATAAAAATTTCAGATATT comes from Elusimicrobiota bacterium and encodes:
- the rbfA gene encoding 30S ribosome-binding factor RbfA codes for the protein MSELRCARISEILRAKISEIFIRYLQDNIGFTTITEVKVTPDLRNATVYYSVLGTDDEKKKTADTLESARQFINHEIGKSLHIKFTPVVRFEYDSTPERAARVFELLKQIEEEKIEHKHTPKISKKTCRTKKRSKKSKK